In the genome of Paralichthys olivaceus isolate ysfri-2021 chromosome 10, ASM2471397v2, whole genome shotgun sequence, the window AGTTCATCACCCTAAGCCTTTAAACAGAGGAAAATTCTGTAGAATTTGAAGTTTGGAATAAAAAGTTGAGGAATTCGCAACTTAGAGCAACActgtgtaacttttactgagcaacagcaccctctgcagCTAGATATGATGATTAACTCTGTTGGGTTagttttcatgtagagaaaaaaaaataaaaaataccaaacactgtttagaattcttcatcTTGTAAAAGTTTCCTGGTTGAATTTTGAGATTAATTGACTTGTAAGTCTTTTGAACTGATCTACTGgcattactcttgaacttgctggacctgattGTGACAATCGTACCCACTCACCAGAGTTACAACcattcagggtgaggagtgggaatgatCCGATCACCATTCTCCTCATTCCAAGTCATTGAACCGTTAAactcattttgaagctgctgttgtagggtaaaaaagttgcatagtgttgcaTAGAGGAAGGACGTCTGgttaaaaatatgaatgacaGGGACTTTTCCACTCATCCAGAACTGAAGCTTCTCAACGCAAATACTTTTCATTCAGAAAACCACTCCTGCTAGTTTTACATGGTTTAATAGCTTCTTTCATTTTAACCAGTTATTTCTGCCAGTGTTAAACAGAACAGTGCTCTGCAGCCATAAAGATGTTTGTCCATTATCCTCAACACTTGTGCTCCTCAGACGACCAgttcacactttctttttcaaaatgttgaaaaaacaaaccaacaaatgcGTAACTGTTCAAATACTTCTGTCAGATGGATTTGGTGACGTTAGTTTTTGTGGTGGTTTGATGATATCGCCTGTGCTCCCCAACTCGCAGAGCTCCAGACTGAGTGACGACAACCGGTTGTCTCGTGCCTCTAGATCAGACCTGCAGCCGGTGGGTGGCACTGCACCGCAGACTGTGGCTTTGCTCTCATACCACTAATGGCCTGTGCTGTGCACTTCTCTTGTGATCATGAGCAAAATGTGCTGCAATATTAACTGCGTACCACTAGTGAAAATCGTTTTGTTGTTTAATGACTCATGTAGTGGTTTGTCATCTAATAAGGTGTCTTGTGTTTTACTGAATAATACATGCATGTGCAGCACTTCATTGTTTGTATTGAAATTTTACAAAACGTTTGTCTTGATACATAGTGATATGTTCTTGAAATTACTTTGTGTTGGAGTCTCAGTTCACACATTTTGGCAAGCAGATAAgttgcctgtttgtttttgtgtgttaaaAACAAGTTCTACTCATGACTTCCAAAGATGAATGTCTGTGTGCGATTGGACTTTTCCTGGGACAAAGCCTCAGAAGCTTTGTTATAGGTGAAAGTTGAAATGTATACATGACTGCCATGAAGTATGAGTTTCATTggtctgtgcatctgtgttgtgttgtgcatgtgatTTACTCAACCCAAACAGACAAAGTCTGAGTTACACTTTTGTGTCATGGTATGAATGCAATGCTAACAAGTTGAAGTTGCACCCTTGCTAACAAGTTTGGCGGCTTTCAAAACGCATGTTTTAAACTTCTTGTCCACTTTTTCCTATTTCCCTTCATCTCTTGGTTCATtactcttccctccctctgcccctcTCATCATTTCAGACCTCTGACCTGTACGGTCTCAATGGTCTGTCCTCTAGAAACGCAGGGTCAGCTTTCAATGGTTACCAGGTCTGTATaccagacagacaaacacataaacacctGGAGGTAAAAACAGTTAACAAAGCTTTACTGATGCTCTGCAGCTTGACCTTATGAACTGACTCTTTTTGGAGgggacaaaagaaaagagagtttAAATCAGTTACAAGTTTAAACTCTATTCATTTGCCTGCTGTCTTGTGCAAACATTCTTTCTCCTCATGACCTTCCATTGTGCAGTTCTACAGGTCACTTAGTCAGATCAGCCAGCAGCTCTATTTTAGGGTTGGTTCCATAAACTTACTTGTATCACTATAACTTTCACTAGTGTTACTGACGCCTTTAATTACCCATTCACGCCAGTGTTCCTATAAGCACATAGAATTGTTTGTGTCAAATGCTGTAATGGTTAAGGCAAGGGCTTCATCATTTGTTAACATCCACTCAACATTGACTTCAGTCACTGCACCACTGAATATTTGGCACGGACTTTggtttgtctgtatttttttcacAATTGAGTAGAAATGTAGATAATGGACATCTTAAAGATAGTGTTCTGTGTTCACACACCTGAACCATGAGCCTCCTGTTTACTttgcatgcatatgtgtgtgtgtgtgtggagtcacatgtgcagaACTCCTTATATGAAGACAGCATCTGCAGTGGATCACGGAGAGTCACTGGATCCAGCTCCCATGTAAGATTTGGTTTGattggtcttgttggtttgacAAACATGAGCGTGGCCATGTTATTTGTGAACAGGCTTTTGTGCAATAACTGAATTGGTGTGCGACTAACAGTTGTTAAAGAAGCTTTTTGTCTTGTTCTTACACGAGTTGGACCTTCCTTTAATTCTTGACTGATATAGGGATTGTTGCTGCTGCATGGGCAACACTTTGCATCGATGATGATCTATTTCAATGTTTCAGTTCTGTTAGTGGTTTtggaaacaacacattttgcaCTTAGCTAATAGTGATGGCATGCAGATTCTGAATTGCTCGATCACATATCTCCCCACGATGCATTTGCTACCTGTTGTGTTGGGCTAGGTTTGTGCATTCTTGCTTGCGTTGGATTCGATGTCTAAACAGGAATATGATGGTGTGTTTTCCCTGCAGCCATTAGAGTACAGTAGTTATCGCAGTTCCGGCTCCAGAGCCTCCAGCAGGGCCGGTTCAGCCCGTGCCAGCCCAGTGGTGAGCTCTTACTCCTCAGACACCCTTCTACCCACAAAATGACGAGGTTACATGATGCTTTGTTAATGCATTAACTGAAAAGTCATCATGTTCTTACACTACAGCATTCAGTTATGATCCACTGTTTCACATCAGAGAGAATTCAAGACACCAAAAGCTACATGCAGCATTAAAGGGCCCTCACATCCTTTGTGCAGAGGGCAGTGCAGATGCTGTGCAGTTACTGAAGAGCGACATGATACAGATATGATCGTTGATTTCTGCACAAAAGAGCAGATTGTTCTCTTGTGTAAATGGATTAGCAAATGTATTAATACACAATATTAATGCTTTGTAAATGGAGAACAAGAGGCTGTGTAACATTTCAACTAGAGAGAAATATGAAGGGGAAGAACAAGATAAAACTTCTCCTGAGCAACAGGGAAGTAAGAACATCACAAATCACGCAACCGATTAATTGTCTTTACACACAGGTGAGCTTCAACTGTTAACAGTTGTGTAGAAATggaaagaataataaaaacactttatttatggCTGGTGCCAAAACGTGGTGTCAACCGGTGCAGAAACCAAAGATCATAAAGGTTCTTTGACACCACAGCATGTGCACTGTCCCCCTGATGTGCACAAAGGTGCAAGGTTGCAGCTTTAATAAGACGTTGTAATGTTAGTAAGACATGAATTGAAACTCACTCAGGTAAAATAATCACATGAATGAGTGGAGACATCCTACAGTCACCAGCCTGTAGCAGCAACTGTGCTTTAGTTCAGGCTTGTTTAGGATTTCGATGTGTGTTGATCTCAGCTGTCATTGTACGAAGCAATGGGCTGCACCAGAATGTCCAAAGTGATGTCACTGACTGAGAAGGAATTATCATGATTTAGAGTTGTGGTAAATGGACAGTGTGATGCATTCATCAATGTTAGTGCTAGTGCATCCCCTTTCATTTCAAATAGCAGCTAGTCCAGTTCCTTCTTTCTCTGAGAACATAGATGATTTGATGTACTTGGTGAGTTCAATTTAAGAATAAGGATGATTGACCGTTTAGTCTTTTATGTGTTTCAAAAATAGTTCTCCACTTCTACATATACTTCATTTTTCCcaaccagtttttttttttaaatagcagttttttctctgtgtggacTTGTTCCAAATGTTTGGCTCCTTTGTTGATATGtctcgccccctgctggctgatGTAGgacaactgcagctctgttgccaGTTTTTTGAGGAGTGCGGCCAGTAGCAGTGGCCTCCCCCGGGACCTGGACGATGTTACTATCCCTGACTTTGCAGATGTGAGTCTGTTGGCACCCACAGGATGCAGTGGCCGTGATGCGAGCTGAATTCCTGCTCGATTGTTTTGGTTTCTTGTCACTCATCCTTACTCTTTGCGCCCTGTGTGGTGACTGTGGAGACTCCTAGTTCGTCTAACAACCAGAATGTTTTTGACTGTGGGCTTGAAGCAGAGATTGTGGATGATGTgatgtttctattgttttttaacacattgtttgttgttgaaCGGATGGTGTGTCAGACGGATTTCAGACCAGTTACGTTTCGATTGCCACATCGACTAATTATTTGCATGATGTTCCACATTAAAATATAAGTAATGTGTTCattaatataaaacagtttGAGATTTTGGGACTTCTTTCCTTCCGCCCTCCCTCACTCCTTTTGGCCTTGTGGCCTTTCCATGACCCTCTTAATTCTctgactgttgttttttgtctcaaAAGGTGGAGGACAGAGATTATCTTGAGAAGGTGAGTGGACcgcttttcatttaaaatgcattaattGATCTGGTTGATGGAGAATatggggtgtgtgtggggggggtgttaCAGTAAGAATTTAAGAgctaaatgatttttttttctaaatgtgtattttgtcaCTTTCCTAGGGATCTCGAGCAGCTTCTTCCTTAACCGCAACAACGCTCACATCCTTAGGTGGGACATCCTCCCGAAGGGGAAGTGGAGAGACGGCTATAACTGTAGACGCTGAGACATCCATACGAGAAATCAAGGTAATGCTGAAGaaatgagagggaggaagagaagagaaaggcTTCCTGTGTGTCCACATGAGACTctgagaaataagaaaacaataatttatgATATTTACATTAATCTCAGTTGATGTCAGATTGGAAAGACGACAATAGATCCAAGAAAAAGTGTTTCTTTTATCAAAATGCTCTTCTATGCAGATCTGTGCTCAGTTCATTCCATTTGCATTCTTTCTGCAAAACACTTCCGTCAGTGTGATTGTTGCACCAAACTTTCTGCTTCCTTTGTTCTGATGCTGTCACTCTGTGCTTCTCACTGTCAccactgcctctgctgctgttgcaatCTTCACCAGGAGATTCATGAACTGAAGGATCAGATTCAAGATGTGGAAACCAAGTACACGCAGAACCTAAAAGAAGTTAAGGTATAAGCCTGGGACCCTCCCAAAATCTGCTGGGCCGTGCACTGGTTACTGTggtgtttcattgttttttaactcACTAAAGGTCAAATGTGCACAAAGAGCACAAAGTACAGTTTACTGAGATCCTGAATTGaaactgaattaaattaaatttttgttttcctcactgTAAAACATTTGGCTTATCTAAACATTGGTGGGGCAGTACTATAGGATTAATAGTGGTGCTCTAGACTCAACACAAATAATGACACACATTGTAAAGTTGTATGATtctgtgtgtgaaaatgcaAGTTAGTGAAATTGCCTCTGCATGCTGCTGCCTTTCTTCATtatagcgtgtgtgtgtgttagcattgGCCCTTATGTCTTTACTTAAATCTTGACATCCCAGCATTTAAACTTAGAGATAAAGATAAGAACTTGAGTTTAACCTGAGTCACTACCTCCTACATCGGTATGTCCTCTCTGTGTCGTGACATTAGGATACATTATCAGAAGTGGAGGAGAAGTATCGTAAAGCCATGGTGTCCAACGCTCAGCTGGATAACGAGAAAAACAACTTGATGTATCAGGTGGACACACTCAAGGACTCGCtcatggagctggaggagctgctgtctGAGTCACAAAGAGGATACGAGGAGAAAGTCAAGGTACATCAGGAAGACACGATGATGATCTGAGAGCTTTATAGAATTTGGCCACCTTTTGAAAGCATTGAGTGTTTTGAAGAGATGtattgacagttttttttacagaagaTGTGAGAATAAACAGTCAGCTGTAAGATGAAGCCGGACAAAGACCCATTATACATGAGTGTTATTACACTGTGATTATACCAAAGTTCAGTTAATATTAAACCAACTCACAGATTCTGCCTTGTTTTGATTAAATGTGACTCTAATGCTCACAACATGATTAAGATGACGACATCGCACTTTGCAGCAACAATTTTTGACGGAAGCTCAAAATGAAAACTCCAAAGTTATCTGTTGTCAAACTGTCTTTTGTTCTCCACAGGACTATGACAGAGAAAAGCATGCCCACAGTGTCCTTCAGTTCCAgttcaatgaaatgaaagagaCTCTAAAACAAAGTGAAGAGCTGCTAAATGTGAGTATTTGTCTCccagtgtgaaaatgtgtcactGAAGTATGAAGTACTGTGTAGACGTGGAGCTTTCTCTGGGTTAGAATGGTAAAcggtctttatttatatattatgtatttgCCATTTTCACCATTCACTAAATTTGATGGCTGTTTACCAAAAGAAACCATCTGCAAACAACTGCGTGTTACGCAGTCCGTCACTAGGAGAAGCTGCATGTTGAGGTGCTTTTCAcaacattctttttttcttcatccacTGTATGCATGAGCTGCATTACTCTTTTtgtgatctctctctcttcctctcaagctttgttttccttctttgcTACTCAGGAGATCCGTCAGCTGCGTATGAAACAGGATGGTTTTGTTAGAGAAATATCTGACCTGCAGGAGACGGTGGAGTGGAAGGATAAAAAAATTGGGGTACGACCCGTGAACTCTTGTCCAGCGGTTTAGTGATTTTAACAGTTGGTATTGTTTCTCCTTTGCATGATGCTGAACACCTTTTACTTTCACTTCTTTTCCACAATTTCCTTCCTCTTGGCCACTCTCTGCCACTGCTGTGGCTCTGCTCAGGCCTTAGAGCGACAGAAAGAATACACAGATGCAATCCGAACTGAGCGAGATGAACTCAGAGAGGAGGCGGTGAAGCTCAAAGACATTCTAAAGGTACTCTGAAAATATGTCTGTCTAATTTGTCTTGTACTCCACGCTGTCTTTACTGATCTCCAAGTTCAGCCTGCAGTGTGAGCGTTtaggaaatacattttgaaaccataaaagagaaaataaggttttcaatATCTCATTACTATATTAACTGCACTgaattttaaagggatagttcccagaaaaatttaaatgtacTCATTATTTTCTCACCACTAAGccgatgaagtgtttgagtccacaaaacacttttggagtcttaAATACAGTTGCAGCGGAATCCAATAAAGTTGAAGTCAATagtgacctcttcttcagatgtaataaaaaaacataaaaaacataaaatgcatccatactgcttgtgtgttGTCGTCTTAGTGCCCACAAGCCCcgaaattcaaattcaactcaaaTCGACGTCATTTactccatgtttttagcctgaatGTCCGCTGATAGCCTCCATGGAGGCACGTTCACGTACCCTCCGGCACAAGGAACAGCACACACTCTCGCCCGAGGGCACTTTCCTGTGGCTATGTCGGCAAGCTTCACTATACTTGCtagacttttaggcttaaaacacagtgtgaatGACGATATTTCGAATCTGAATGTCGGGGCtcgcagacacttggatgacccCACACGAGCATGGaggcatgtttgtttgttattttattacgtctgaagaagaggtcacctGGGCTGAATCACTACTCATAGTGGTGAATagaaaatgagtgaattttcatttttctgtgaactatccctttaaagtaAAACCAGATCCTGGTGTATTGAAAGTTAATTTGTCCTGTTGTATTATGTTGTCAGAAATGCTGATTCTAACCGAGGAATCTTGTTCCCATCAAAGCGGAACTGAACTATTTGCAACTCATTTACTGAACTAATGTTTTGACTTTGCACTGTGTTTAGAAACATGGAATAGTGTTGGGACCTGATCTAAACATCAATGGGGACATTGTTGAAGCAGAAGTTGACGGGTCCAGTGGAGACTCTGCTCAACAACCAGCTCAGGAATCACAGACGTCACCTGCAGAGGGGAACAGCATGCTCGGTAAAACCCACTGTGGaacaaaaactttatttcttttaaatgcatGGCTCAGCATATACTTCATCAAACACTTTCATTCCAAATGCTTCAGAGAAGTGATGAAACACAGTTAGTTCATTGTGTGGGTACATGTATGCAATTCATTTTCTCCCACTGCTGGGACgttaagtgttgttttaacTGTGATTTGCTATAAAGGATAAGCCTTGTGATAATTTACACCGATCTTAAAGGATAAGGGTGGTTATAATCTAGATTTTTCTTGAGATTGAAATCAATTCTTGGAGCCCTGGCCGTTGGAAACAGTTGATGACAAATTATCGCAGCACAAAGTCAGTGTTCTAGATGTTCTTGAGCCTACAACTCACGATGAGAGCCTTTATTAATGAGAAATACAATCAAAGTCTGAAATTCTGTGGCAactttctgtctgttgttgaAGATTTTTTGAAACTATCAAATATATATTGATTTgacaaaccttttttaaaatttttaacaAGACAAGTAAAGACTAGAACACAACAATAATGTATTCTACTTACATTATCTGCGTGTTTTACACTTTACCATAGAGCATCACTGTTGTCCACAAACTATTAAGTGAGTGATATGTTCCTTCATTACTATCAAcacataatgtgttttttttctatgtcctactgaaaaaaatattgtccTGCTGACATAAGTAATAATGACATATTTACTcctgtttgaaaaatgtttgtacatCATTCTTAGTACAAATTGATGGAATTGTGGCAGAGTGCAACAAACAGGAATGGGATGTTCAACTGATGTTCAATCATCAAGAAAGGTTTTAGAGTTACCAGCCTTATCCTTTGAGCCACATTCATCTGATTGCTGTCCTGTAGAAACTAAGATCCCAATTACTAACTTGCCTTGTCTTCATTGCTAACGTTTTGACTTTTAATGCATTTTCCTTGCACCTTTCGCACCATGTCAGCTCATACATAATATTTCTGATTCACAACCAAATCTGCTTACGTGTGTGGTATTGGTGTGTAGATGCTGACAAGTCTTCTGTAGCATATTGACGGATGTGTAGAGATATAGATGATGTAGAGTACTCTTGAGCTGCCAGTCTTTGGCTTCTTTTCCTGTCACACAGTTGTTCGTGGGATCAAGAACTTCATTTCGGTGTCGCTCCtgcctttcttcttcttcttgtgcttCTCTTGGGTATCTTGACTCTTGTGCTTCTCTTTCTGGCCACTGAATCAATCAGGTGTTCTGCCCGTATCTGCTAATGTGCTCCCTGATGAAGATTTTTGAAAATCATGTCTTAAGTCAACATTTCTTTGGCCTTTTATCACCATATGCTCTTCATGATCTCTCAGGCAACACAGATGAGACTGAGGAGGTGGATCCAGATCAGCATCAAGAAATTGTGAAAGAGGAAGCACAAGAGAATCAGTTGAGCTCTGATAAACTCTGTGATGTTGCAGTGTCCACAGTGGAAACATCTAGTGGAGAACAGACTGCAGAGGAACAACAGACATGCTTAAGCACAGTGGACGAGCGCATTGGAGAAAGCGACCTCAGCAAAGACTTAAATATTGACATTCCCGATCATCCAATTACTGAAGCCAAAGATATAATTGTAACAAGTGCTGAGGAAAATAGTCCAGACACAGAAACAAGCAGGTGTGAGACAGATTTAGTGGAGACAGAAACCGAAAGCAGCAGTGttaacacacacagggatgatTTTAAACAGACATGTAACAAGCTTAgtgaaaagcaagaaaacaaacaagaagaagCTATGGAAAGTAATTTGAGTACAGAATCATGTCCTCAGCAAAAAGATGTGAAGGACATCGCAAAAGACATAGACAATGTCGAGGCGAAGGAAATACCCAGTAAATCTCAGGGTGAAGCTAATGCTTCagggaaaaggaagaaaaagaagagaagaggcaaaaaGAAAGGGAACCAACAAaaagatgaaacagaaaaagaaaacagcaaaacagaaCACAGTGTAGAATCAGATAAAGAAGAACAAGTTGGATCTAATACAACAGAACCTAATATAGACGATTCTGTCGCTGAAATCCTCAAGGAATCAAAGATGGATCAAGTAAAGAAAGAGCAGGTCGGGCAACAAATTGAGGAAGCAGAAGAAGCAGCAAAAGCACTCGAACCCACTGAAACCTTTTCTCACAAAGAAGCTTTCCAAGAACCAAATGAGCATGACAAGGAACAAACTTTGAAAACTGAGACAATAGAAGAATTAAAAGAAGTGGCACCAAGCAAACCCCTTTCTTGCACTGAAACTCGAGAGGAAATAAGAGTTAATCACGAAACAAATGAACCAAACAAAGATCAGAGTGACACAGCAGACATAATAGAGGTAGTGGCACCAACTGAAACTTTTTCTCATATTGAAACTCCGATGGAATTATGCAAAGAACCCAGTATGGATGAGCAGGGcaaagaagaaacagagaaagcagGAGAGGTTGAATCTATACCATGTCCTCAGGAGACCCATCTGGGTACATGTGATCTTACTGACACCTCCACCAGTACAGACTGCACCGATGGCCTTGACAATAAGCTTACTTACAGTGTAGATAAGTCAGTACTCTCAACTAATGGTCACATCATCCAAAGTGAGTCAAAAATCATTGATAATGTTGAGGATGAGGACGTTGTGTCTGTTGATGAGATGAAGCCTGAATGTAAAACTGATACCATCGGTCAGGAAAACACTGAAGATGAATCACACGTTCCGAGCAACATCGATGTTGCTGCTGATTTATCTGAATCCACTAACGTTCATGAGAGAATAGACCTCACATCAGTCTTGTCGGCATATACTGATGACGTCACAAGCTGTCTCAAGAGCTTGTCTGACTCCAAGCCTCAACCAGAGCCATCATCACTAAGGGATGACTCTCCCATCATGGTTCCTGATAAAGATCCTGAGGAGACAACAAAAGATATAGAGGAGGCAGGAATACAGACTGAACAAGAAAGTTTTCCTCTCAGCGTCACTGCTCCTTGTCAGGCTGGTGGTAATTCAGAGCTAAAACAAGATGGGACACAAAAAGAAGAGTTGGAGAGAGACTTGAAGGAACCTGGAGGTTTAATCGAGCCAGAAAGCTCCTCACATGATGAAAATGGCGACAGCGCATCATTAACGAATAACCCAGATGCATTAGACATCGAAAAAGGTCTGTTAGAGACTGAAGCTCAGGTTGAACATTTAGATGAGGTAGAAAGCCAGACATTAGAGTGTGTGGACCTGAAAGATGAATCAAATGCCAGAGAAACAGATGAGATTGATACCACTGACAAGTTAAATACACCAGACTctcagaaagaagaagagattgGTTCCTCCTGTTCTCTGGCTGAGCACCTGCATGAATCCAGCGAAGACAAACGCGAGGATGATTCATCTCAACCTAACCAGCAGGgcagtgatgaagaggatggtGAAGATGAGGAAGGGCAATCTTTTGATTTTGATGACATGGATGTTGAAGCAGCTTTTCAAACCAATGCAccagaaaacaaagaagaggaaatCGTTGAGGAGGGAGTTGAAGTTGTGTCAGATCCaagtgaaaatacacaaaacaagccaactgaGAGAAACGATGAGACGTCTACGTTTGATGAGTGTAACCAGGTAGATAAAGAGTCTGAAACAATACATCAAGACAAGCAGAGCACTTTGGCTCATGAGGAAGCCACGGCAGATGAGGCACGGCCCAATATAGAGGACGGAgccattttaaatgttgtagAGTCAGGTGTTGTTGCAGAGGACACTAACCAGGCAACATCTTTTCCAGTAGAGGAAGGATTAGACAAGCAGGAGTTACAGGGTGACAGTTTGGTTTCACCAGAGAGGGCCGTCCATGTAGCCAGTGACAAAGAGCCACCACATTCAAGCAAAGATGTAAGGAAGAACAGCAAGAAAGGCAAAGGCAAGGGCAAAGAGGACTGTAAAATGTCTTAGTTTATAAGTGGTATATACTGTAGTATAGATGTATCTGATGTTCCTTCAGTAGTCGTTGCTTAGCTCTTAAAAAGGGGGTAGAATAGATATTTGCAAAACCAAACAGCACTTTGTTGAACAGtggtgtatgtatgtatgttatttttaaaaatgcacgGTAAAAGTCCAAACATCAGTTTTCATTGAGGTCATATGTACAAAAAAAGGATGATTTGCGGAGAGATGAAGAAACTGCGAGGATGGACTGGACTTTGACCAGTGGATAGAACTGCTACTTGTATTTAGTTATTGATGTAATAGCCTATGATGcttgtgatgttttattgaGGATATTGTTTTTCAGTGTCTCAGACCATTTGTTCTGCTTGATGGAATTGTTATTCCCTAAAAGAGCTCATTCGGGGGGGGGCACATTTTGCTAATTCTCATTTAAGGGGCTATATATAAGTTATCACTACATAGCTATGTATGTACAGCTGCGTATTTACCAGTGTAAAGAGAAAAATTCAGTCTTGAGCACgatcacacaaacataaatttGCAGGTGAATGTTGCAGGTCAAACGTCACCAAAGTTTAACTCCACAAGAAGCTGCACTTCTGATGTGCTTTTTCACCTCCTCGCTCACACTGATAACCAGGAGGCGAATGTTCGCAACTGATGCATTTACACGTGTGACCGGGCCTTTACTCATCACCGGaaattagcatgctaacatatTTGTAGTGGCCCAGCTGGACTTTCTTGTCACTTTTTGATAGCTGTAGCATCCAGTCAACTCCTGCTCAGAGGACACATCATGACCTCATGTCTTGTAAAAGTAGCCGTTGGTCATGGCAAGCGGCCATCACCGTCAACCATTTCCAGCAAGACACCACATTTGGTAGCAGAGTAAACTTACATATAGCACCTTTAAGACTGTAGCAATCTGGCTTTTACATTTTCTAGGTATGTTATGAAGGTTCAAATTATAATATTTAGTTAAGACATTTCCAAGGCCCTGAATTCTAAGGCACATTAATGTATGATAAATGCATGTTTACATTATGTTCCACTTTATGGAAAAGATGTCTGCGGTCCCTGAACAATGAAATGCCAATAAATCCCCTGTTGACACCTATTTGAAATGTTGATCTAAactcatttttgttttcaacgTTAAAACCTTCTTTATCAGTCTATACTTGGATATCTGTTGTCACACATTGTGGTTATATGCTGTAGCGTGAATGTAGTTCCACCAGCTGCATTGACCCTCCTTTCCACAGTCTGTGCATGCTAACATTCCCCCTCACACCCCACTCCGTCACTCCCCTATGGACTCCTGTTGTGTTGCATGCATCAACCTCACTTGACCCAGCCCCCTCACACACCATCTCCTTGGTTCTCCCCACCCCTGGTATGTTCActgattt includes:
- the lrrfip1a gene encoding leucine-rich repeat flightless-interacting protein 1 isoform X10, with amino-acid sequence MGTQGTGRKRSTKKEKSTAEDDALNLIAREAEARLAAKRAARAEAREIRMKELERQQKELSDDDERMSVGSRGSVRSSRLSDESRVSRASRLDLTSSRLSDDNRLSRASRSDLQPTSDLYGLNGLSSRNAGSAFNGYQFYRSLSQISQQLYFRSHVQNSLYEDSICSGSRRVTGSSSHPLEYSSYRSSGSRASSRAGSARASPVDNCSSVASFLRSAASSSGLPRDLDDVTIPDFADVEDRDYLEKGSRAASSLTATTLTSLGGTSSRRGSGETAITVDAETSIREIKEIHELKDQIQDVETKYTQNLKEVKDTLSEVEEKYRKAMVSNAQLDNEKNNLMYQVDTLKDSLMELEELLSESQRGYEEKVKDYDREKHAHSVLQFQFNEMKETLKQSEELLNEIRQLRMKQDGFVREISDLQETVEWKDKKIGALERQKEYTDAIRTERDELREEAVKLKDILKKHGIVLGPDLNINGDIVEAEVDGSSGDSAQQPAQESQTSPAEGNSMLGNTDETEEVDPDQHQEIVKEEAQENQLSSDKLCDVAVSTVETSSGEQTAEEQQTCLSTVDERIGESDLSKDLNIDIPDHPITEAKDIIVTSAEENSPDTETSRCETDLVETETESSSVNTHRDDFKQTCNKLSEKQENKQEEAMESNLSTESCPQQKDVKDIAKDIDNVEAKEIPSKSQGEANASGKRKKKKRRGKKKGNQQKDETEKENSKTEHSVESDKEEQVGSNTTEPNIDDSVAEILKESKMDQVKKEQVGQQIEEAEEAAKALEPTETFSHKEAFQEPNEHDKEQTLKTETIEELKEVAPSKPLSCTETREEIRVNHETNEPNKDQSDTADIIEVVAPTETFSHIETPMELCKEPSMDEQGKEETEKAGEVESIPCPQETHLGTCDLTDTSTSTDCTDGLDNKLTYSVDKSVLSTNGHIIQSESKIIDNVEDEDVVSVDEMKPECKTDTIGQENTEDESHVPSNIDVAADLSESTNVHERIDLTSVLSAYTDDVTSCLKSLSDSKPQPEPSSLRDDSPIMVPDKDPEETTKDIEEAGIQTEQESFPLSVTAPCQAGGNSELKQDGTQKEELERDLKEPGGLIEPESSSHDENGDSASLTNNPDALDIEKGLLETEAQVEHLDEVESQTLECVDLKDESNARETDEIDTTDKLNTPDSQKEEEIGSSCSLAEHLHESSEDKREDDSSQPNQQGSDEEDGEDEEGQSFDFDDMDVEAAFQTNAPENKEEEIVEEGVEVVSDPSENTQNKPTERNDETSTFDECNQVDKESETIHQDKQSTLAHEEATADEARPNIEDGAILNVVESGVVAEDTNQATSFPVEEGLDKQELQGDSLVSPERAVHVASDKEPPHSSKDVRKNSKKGKGKGKEDCKMS